A single window of Usitatibacter rugosus DNA harbors:
- a CDS encoding alpha/beta fold hydrolase — MPPGPLLLALEGRAPWEAGATLAAMPWLRKAASGDGHSVIVYPGLVLTDTSTLPLRLFLRHMGFDAHGWELKRNFGPREGVLDESIERVLALRKSSGRKVSLVGWSLGGVYAREIAKRLPRDVRCVVTLGSPFTGDPKATNAWRIYEFASGHKLDEPDVFKEVRSPPPVPTTSIFSRTDGIVSWQCSYQEPSPLAENIELTASHVGMGLNPAAWYAIADRLAQREGRWKPFHRRGWRQWAFHDPKRA, encoded by the coding sequence TTGCCGCCCGGACCGCTCCTCCTCGCCCTCGAAGGCCGCGCGCCCTGGGAGGCCGGAGCCACCCTCGCCGCCATGCCCTGGCTGCGGAAGGCCGCTTCCGGCGACGGGCACTCCGTCATCGTCTATCCCGGCCTCGTCCTCACGGATACCAGCACGCTTCCCCTGCGCCTCTTCCTGCGCCACATGGGCTTCGACGCCCACGGCTGGGAATTGAAGCGCAACTTCGGCCCGCGCGAGGGCGTGCTGGACGAAAGCATCGAGCGCGTTCTCGCACTGCGGAAGTCCAGCGGGCGGAAGGTGAGCCTCGTGGGCTGGAGCCTGGGCGGCGTGTACGCGCGCGAGATCGCCAAGCGGCTTCCGCGCGACGTGCGCTGCGTGGTCACGCTGGGCTCGCCCTTCACCGGCGACCCGAAGGCCACGAATGCCTGGCGCATCTACGAATTCGCGAGCGGCCACAAGCTGGACGAGCCGGACGTGTTCAAGGAAGTGCGTTCGCCGCCGCCGGTGCCGACCACGTCCATCTTCAGCCGCACCGACGGCATCGTGTCGTGGCAGTGCTCGTACCAGGAGCCGAGCCCGCTCGCGGAGAACATCGAGCTCACCGCGAGCCACGTCGGCATGGGGCTGAACCCCGCCGCCTGGTATGCGATCGCGGACCGGCTCGCGCAACGCGAGGGACGCTGGAAGCCGTTCCATCGCCGCGGCTGGCGGCAGTGGGCCTTCCACGACCCGAAGCGTGCCTAG
- a CDS encoding alpha/beta fold hydrolase has protein sequence MPSVSANGVSIEYETLGDPSNPSILLVMGLGANMRLWPSALCEKLAAAGFHVVRMDNRDAGRSTQLDFLGTPNIPKEAIKYLLRLPIHSPYSLDDMAADTAEFIDALGLVKPHVIGASMGGMIVQNLAALFPERISTMTSVMSTTGSRKLPKPERRAFKALLSPPAKPGDYESSVRHLMFLLRVIGSRTHPSPEAELRAFCERHVSQGSNPAGAARQILAIASAGDRTKTVAKIRVPSLVLHGDEDPLLRPPCGADTARVIREAGGSVKHVVVKGMGHDLPTVLHDELVGHIVEHIKSQGSDSFIRVGSAGLMPGDDSNKGV, from the coding sequence GTGCCTAGCGTCTCCGCGAACGGCGTCTCGATCGAGTACGAGACGCTCGGCGACCCTTCGAATCCTTCGATCCTGCTGGTGATGGGCCTGGGCGCGAACATGCGCCTCTGGCCTTCCGCGTTGTGCGAGAAGCTCGCGGCCGCGGGGTTCCACGTCGTGCGCATGGACAACCGCGACGCGGGCCGCTCCACGCAGCTGGACTTCCTCGGCACGCCCAACATCCCGAAGGAAGCGATCAAGTACCTGCTGCGCCTGCCGATCCATTCTCCCTATTCGCTGGACGACATGGCGGCCGACACCGCGGAGTTCATCGATGCGCTGGGGCTCGTGAAGCCGCACGTGATCGGCGCCTCGATGGGCGGGATGATCGTGCAGAACCTCGCGGCGCTGTTCCCGGAGAGGATCTCGACGATGACCTCGGTGATGTCGACGACGGGGAGCCGGAAGCTGCCGAAGCCCGAGCGGCGGGCGTTCAAGGCTTTGCTCTCGCCTCCCGCGAAGCCGGGCGACTACGAGAGCTCGGTGCGCCACCTCATGTTCCTGCTGCGCGTGATCGGCAGCCGGACGCATCCTTCGCCTGAAGCCGAGCTACGCGCCTTCTGCGAGCGCCACGTTTCGCAGGGCTCGAATCCCGCGGGTGCCGCGCGGCAGATCCTGGCGATCGCCTCGGCGGGCGACCGCACCAAGACCGTCGCGAAGATCCGCGTTCCGTCGCTCGTGCTTCATGGCGACGAAGACCCGCTGCTGCGCCCGCCCTGCGGCGCCGACACCGCACGCGTGATTCGCGAGGCGGGTGGTAGCGTGAAGCACGTGGTGGTGAAGGGGATGGGGCACGACTTGCCGACGGTGTTGCACGACGAGTTGGTCGGGCACATCGTCGAGCACATCAAAAGCCAGGGGTCAGACTCCTTTATTCGAGTCGGTTCGGCCGGGCTGATGCCCGGTGACGATTCGAATAAAGGAGTCTGA
- a CDS encoding iron-containing alcohol dehydrogenase, which translates to MSIDKFSFPTTIHFGAGARALVAKHLADNGLKRPLIVTDKGLAALPILADFRASLKGLEVETFGGVFGNPTKSQVDAGAAAARAHKADSIIGFGGGAALDVAKAVALMATHDGDVLQYAWDHPQVLPIKNALLYFVALPTTSGTGSEVGRSSVISHDTTHVKKVIFNPALLAKAVFADPELTLDLPAKVTAATGMDALTHNVESYLSPAYHPLCDGIALEGARLAARSLEKAVASPKDIAARSDMMMSSLMGAIAFQKDLGAVHSCAHALGTVVDMHHGFANAIMIDHVMRFNADAAAEKMSELARVCGAGSTPGDFIQWLTALKSRLGIPAKLGEAGVTKDKIPALVAIAVDDICHQTNPKPCTKADFEKLFADAI; encoded by the coding sequence ATGTCCATCGACAAGTTCTCCTTTCCCACCACCATCCATTTCGGCGCCGGCGCCCGCGCGCTTGTGGCCAAGCACCTCGCCGACAACGGGCTCAAGCGCCCGCTCATCGTCACCGACAAGGGCCTCGCCGCGCTTCCGATCCTTGCGGACTTCCGTGCGTCGCTGAAGGGCCTGGAGGTCGAGACCTTCGGCGGCGTCTTCGGCAATCCCACCAAGTCGCAGGTCGATGCCGGTGCCGCCGCGGCGCGCGCCCACAAGGCGGATTCCATCATCGGCTTTGGCGGAGGCGCGGCGCTCGATGTCGCGAAGGCCGTGGCACTCATGGCCACGCATGACGGCGATGTCCTCCAATACGCGTGGGACCACCCGCAGGTGTTGCCGATCAAGAACGCCCTGCTCTACTTCGTGGCGCTGCCGACGACCAGCGGCACGGGCAGCGAGGTCGGCCGCTCGAGCGTGATCTCGCACGACACGACGCACGTGAAGAAGGTGATCTTCAATCCGGCGCTGCTCGCCAAGGCGGTGTTCGCCGATCCGGAGCTGACGCTGGACCTCCCCGCGAAGGTGACTGCGGCCACGGGCATGGACGCGCTCACGCACAACGTCGAGAGCTATCTCTCGCCCGCGTACCACCCGCTCTGCGACGGCATCGCGCTGGAAGGCGCGCGCCTCGCGGCGCGCTCGCTGGAAAAGGCCGTCGCGTCGCCGAAGGACATCGCCGCGCGCTCGGACATGATGATGTCCTCGCTGATGGGCGCCATCGCTTTCCAGAAGGACCTCGGTGCCGTGCACTCCTGCGCGCACGCGTTGGGCACGGTGGTGGACATGCACCACGGCTTCGCCAACGCGATCATGATCGACCACGTGATGCGCTTCAACGCGGACGCCGCGGCGGAGAAGATGTCGGAGCTTGCGCGGGTGTGTGGCGCCGGCTCGACCCCCGGGGACTTCATCCAGTGGCTCACGGCGCTCAAGTCGCGCCTCGGCATCCCCGCGAAGCTGGGCGAGGCCGGCGTCACGAAGGACAAGATTCCGGCGCTCGTCGCCATCGCCGTCGACGACATCTGCCACCAGACCAACCCGAAGCCGTGCACGAAGGCAGACTTCGAGAAGCTCTTCGCAGACGCGATCTAA
- a CDS encoding DinB family protein, translating into MSALRQVRMLTRYSAWAHARLFKALESLPEEALARDGGGAGSILKTLNHMHIVDRIWQANLEGREHGYTARNTPTLPAFAELTVEQRSIDTWYVDYAAGLSGEKLGEVVPFTFVGGEEARMARVDMLLHIVNHKTYHRGYIAEMLYRDKVKPPTMDLTVFLRDVEPDAADA; encoded by the coding sequence ATGAGCGCCCTGCGACAGGTTCGAATGCTCACGCGGTATTCCGCGTGGGCCCATGCCCGCCTTTTCAAGGCGCTGGAGTCGCTGCCGGAAGAGGCGCTCGCGCGCGACGGCGGCGGTGCCGGCAGCATCCTGAAGACCCTGAACCACATGCACATCGTGGACCGCATCTGGCAGGCGAACCTCGAAGGCCGGGAGCACGGCTATACGGCGCGCAACACCCCGACGCTGCCGGCGTTCGCGGAGCTCACCGTCGAGCAGCGCAGCATCGACACCTGGTACGTGGATTACGCGGCGGGCCTGAGCGGAGAGAAACTGGGCGAGGTCGTGCCGTTCACGTTCGTCGGAGGCGAAGAAGCCAGGATGGCGCGCGTCGACATGCTGCTGCACATCGTCAACCACAAGACCTACCACCGTGGCTACATCGCGGAGATGCTCTATCGCGACAAGGTGAAGCCGCCGACGATGGATCTCACGGTCTTCCTGCGCGACGTGGAGCCCGACGCCGCCGACGCCTAG